TCTTTCTATTGTGTCTATATAAACCCCTCATCACTTCCTTTATCTCCTTGTGAACAAATTGATACATCTCTTTACGTCtcatctttctctttctctctctaaaagtATCTATCTCTCTATACATAAAACAAAGAAATCCATCAAAATTCCTTTTTGTATCAATCAATAAGTTTCTCCATTTTCAGAAaaaaatatttcatattaatGGATCACCATGTTAATGAAGATAATATGGACTTCAAAAGAGGTTCATGGACTGTTGAAGAAGATTTCACTCTTATAAATCATATCGCTCTTCATGGCGAAGGTCGTTGGAATTCCCTCGCTCGATGCGCTGGTAAATTTCTATATATACACTGACAGtgcaaaataatttttaaattattattttttaaattgtgtGTGTTCTTAACCAATAGCGATGTTGGATTATTCATGTGTAGATAAAGATTGATGTTTGGTTTGGTTGATAATATCTTTCCGTACTAAGTAATCTTTTTTAAAATCGAGAACTCATGCAATCCCActaaaagaaattataaaaagaaagtagTTGTAATTGTAAAGTGGTATTATTTGATTAGTAGTATTAATTATATTCCGCTAATTAATATGTTGATGGAAATAACAGGTTTGAAAAGAACGGGGAAAAGCTGCAGATTGAGATGGCTTAATTATCTTCGACCAGATGTTCGACGAGGAAATATTACTCTTGAAGAACAACTCTTGATTCTTGAACTTCATTCTCGTTGGGGCAATCGGTACGTTAAGACTTATAATACTTTTTACATCattttaaatatgtaaattttattttaaaaaatttacatAATCTATATCTCAACCGATTCCACGCCTTTGTACTCTGAACCTTTTATATAAAAATGGGACAAAGCGAGTACTATTTTTTCAAGTGCAAACAAAAATAGCTACGATTCAATCCCAACTAAGTTGGAATTGACTATATGAATTGTTACTGTCCATATTACTCTATTTTAATCCGTCTCAATCTTATATTGTTTAATTTGAGTGCAGGTGGTCCAAAATTGCTCAACATTTGCCGGGAAGAACTGACAACGAGATAAAAAATTACTGGAGAACTCGAGTGCAAAAGCATGCCAAACAGCTAAAATGTGATGTCAATAGCAAACAATTCAAAGATACACTACGTTATCTTTGGATGCCAAGGCTAGTTGAAAGAATTCAAGCTTCTTCCAATTCCGCCGCtgccaccaacaacaacaataacaacaacgacagtaacaacaataataataattcaagcaCGAGCGTCACACAGGAGAATTCGAATGTGACAGCTTCATCAGAAAACTCAATGGGGACACAAGTTTCACCAGTTTCAGACATATCTGATTGTTGCTACAATAATTACCCTATTAATCAAAGTGATTATGGAGAATTCTTGATTAGCCCCACAGGTTACTTTCAAAATGGTGCATTAGACTTCAGGACAGTGAATGATAATAATCAGCAAAACATTATCAGCCAATGGATGGAGGGTACAGAAGATGTTTCAGACAATTTGTGGAATATTGAGGACATGTTGTTTTTACAGCAGCAACTCAACAATGATGTCTGAGGTTTAAACAAAATTAGAGTTAATTGAAGTGTAGAAATAAAATATTAGGGTTATCACTCATTATAATTCACCAAAAGataggaatttttcttttttcttttttgtgagATATATTTTTGCTAGCCTTTGTGAAGAGATATATACATGCAGAAGTAATTATGTAATACAATCttagaatttatttttctttttttgtagtTAAGGGGTTGAAAGGATTTGTAACATTTAATTTGCTTCTTGTTAAATTTTATTCTTTAAATGGACAATTTCTTTTATGACTGCAGAGGCGGAACAATCCTTTGGGTAGAGAGGTTACCGGTCCCATAACTTCAAAAACAAATGTGTgcatatttgtatatatatatcttaaataaCGTGTACTAATTTTTTGACTGATGTCCTAAGATTCAAATTTTCGACAATTGCGTTGCCGATTTGAGGAGAGCAACTTGACTTTTTAGTAGACTGATTTGATTCCGCCTCCATAATTTGCTCAAAGTCTTATTGGACAACGGTGCCCAGAGGCGGATGTTGCTTGGTGGCTGCGGGTTCAATTGAATCCATAACTTTtgacgcggagtaaaaatttatatgtgaaaattcattaaaatcacaaaaatagtagatatgaacccataactttaaaaatataatgggttcaatattaaaaattttaaaattaaacccatagaatttaaatcatgaatttgTATACGACGGTGCCCCCTCCGAATTCTCAGTCGGCCTATGAACAATTGGAATAGAGGATTCATATATTTTGTTTTCCCGAGGAATTaggaagataaaagaaagaaaagcggAAAAGGGGATACCGAGTGCTATAAACTGTGCTTTCATTTTTCCTAgctttaacaatataataatacgAGGGGTTGTTTGGTTGGTAATCAAAATATTCTATAATTAATTATCCCGGAATTAGTTATTCTATCCTTTATAGGGATAAAAAAATACTATAATCCAGgaataattaatttcgggattaatTATTCTCGATTTTATTATAACCAAACGTGGATaaatcatctcaaatttaatcttAGGACTAATTATTCCTTATTACTAATAACGAATGAGCCCTAACTGTATACTTATTTTATCAAGTCTtcatcttgttttcttttaataataaactTAATTATGATTGCATTAAAAAAAGGGATAAAGAGAAAAAAGTTATTACTGTAGAATGAATATAATAATCTCTAAAGAGGGTGTATAATTGGTTTCACTATATATGTTTACTAATAAAAATGTCATTGTTGCTTGTTATTCTAATCTTAGACTCAAGTCATGGAATTTTAGAAATTAAACATAGTCTATGGGGCCTGAACCAGATTATTAGTGGAGAATTAAAAAGATAGACCATTGTCCTTATTCTAGAATCTGCAAAAGGAGAAATAAGTACACAACAATGATTAAAGGAGAAGTGGAAATATTCTAAATTCTATAGTACTCCATTATTTATAAATAACTAATTTCTAGTTGTTGCAACCAGGAGCGAAGACGGGTTTCTAGTTACAAATTCAACATAACTTTGTAACCGTGTTAAAAAATTTACTTAATATGtacatataatttatttaaatTCTAATAAGTTACCCTTTTTAGAATTTAAAATCGATGACTCAAATTCTGAATCCGTATCTAACCGCAGTTCTCTTATTAATATAGTGTCTCTCCGATACTGCAATCTTATCATAGAATCGTATGAATGCTACCTGAGTGGCTTCAAATGTCACTAATGACTAATTTATGAGAATATTTTAAGAACAAATCTCAAATTCGTTTCTGATTTGGCCTTATTTTTCTGCTGTCGTACAAACAAAGTCTCTtggatttatttttgtttaattaggtTTAGGCCAATAAACTCGGCCTTTCCAATAAAATACTACTCATAtactattattattttattttaattagcaAGCTCATACACATATAAAACTACAAAcaattaaaaaaggaaataagaatatTTGTACTACAGGTGCCCTTGTTGCAAAGAAGCCATCAAAGTGGTCCCAAAATTAAAAGAGGTGTTATTGTTAAGAGATATCCACGTAAAGTATACCTATTAGTAGGTTTCCTAACTAAAGCAGCCATAGGCCATATCTGCAAATTAAATTTAAAACTTTACCGGTTCCTCTCAATTCTTTCTACCCTCTCGCCACGTATACATTTTTCATCTGTATTTTGGTGTGCAACGATGTGGTTGCTCCTCCGTCCCTTAATCAAAGGTCTTTAATTCAAGCCCTCATATGAAAAAATATTAGAGAGTGTTTTTTTCGAATAGGGCTCTACCCGGTGCGAATCGGCATATAATCGGACTCCAATACAGATATCGGATATCGggtaaaaaatcaaaataaaaacaaacacatggcacataacttcataaaaataattattactaaattataattaaattaatatgtatatttttttaccttaatttATTATACTACGATAAATTAGACTGAATTGGTAAAATTATTCGATGCGAATAAAGTTTTATATTGTCTCGGAAAATATTTACTGAGAATTGGTATTAGTATATATTTTAGCATAATTTATTactaaattataagaaattaataTGGTTTGATCATACAAAGTCTATGTAATATTTTTCTCATGCCTATCCCGTAGTTTCCAGAGAGCCCATCCTTtacttatttcattttcactCTAAAACAATTATTGCAAATGAAGTTGAAGttcttttactttaaaaaaaaaacaaaaaaaaactacagCAACCagtattttttttcatgatttgcaTTAAGAGATTAAATGGACACCATCTTTTTAACAACAGTCCTCggccaaaatatatcaaataacATATACTAGTAATTAAATAAGATATATAATTAAGCTAGAAGGCAACTTACGGGTTCAATGAATTCGGTATGTATCCAaaactttatatttatattatgaaaatTCACTAAATGATGtacaaatttaaaatttaaaattcaactATTTACACTTAAAAATCATTTTAGAATTCAATTCTAATAAAATTCAAATCCTTAATTCGCCCTTTAACTGATTGATGTGCTTATCTTAATTCGTAATGCTCTCTCATTCATCTCAAAAATCCATTGCGTGAAGGTATTTGTTGAAAGGGAACTTACGAAGAATACATTTTCTTGTTCAAACCTCATTAGCACAAGTTGTATTGTGGTAAAGAAAAGGCATTCTCTATCATTACTAATTCAATTTTTTTGGGGGTTTCTTGTTTGACATAGAATTCTTTTCCAACCCGTAATAGACAATGGAATTTTTATCATACCATTTCCACTATTAGAAAGAACGTCCTTGTCTCCAACAGTGTTATCAGAACACTCATGCTTTGTTTTTTATCCGATGTTTGATACCTGCATTAGAACTCGATTAATATGGATCGTGGAAATAATTACGTTCAACATATATCCTTATTATCCCAAACACACTATCTGAGAAGTTTATTATTAAGCAGAAAATTAAGAAGTGTTATTACAGTGTGGGACTGATCTTAACAATATAGTCCCTAAAAGGTCTTTGCGGAATATTAAGAAAGCAAATAAAAGTGGTTCGCTCCAGAAATAGTCTTCGCGCTCAGCATAAGTATGTGAGTCCTAGGTGCTCCCTTATTTAGCTAGTGTATGCGCCGCTTGGTTCCCTTCACGGTAGATGtgtgttgcgaccaaacacactcacgcaagtatacgcggtcgtctagtaataaagtgactaaaagtcggatgtcgaacccacgaggacttatgattaactattaactaaattagactatcctaattatctaaacaagaattaaacctaaaaatattttattctaaactaattaaataaaaaatataaataatgaactttgaacagaaaAGAGCAGactttttatgatatcaatgtaatgaaaacgatctagggttatgggctatctaacaatcatattgtattcttaaattgaattgaccgactaatttatctagcttattggttgacatggttaatattgctcataagaatctgtcgagttcttactcgcctattcaagctaacctaacgcctatatgtctatggagttagaatcaacaagaacgcatttataattcctgtaaatcaaccaagcaaggcaattaggtatatgtctatcctaaccacgaatccgttccccgatgcccgagttcaagaacttgccctactcaattctatatgcaatatagaattcccactttcgagttcaattctatattcgcagataatattcaattggtgatcaagcaattaaataattaagcgcaagattgaataaataaactaatatgataaatcaagaagtcaaaatcattatccgaataacaatagtcatgaaagaaccacaaccctagaatgtgaagtttagctccatatagacatggtagccaaacaacaaatcatacaaagaaacataaaaattactaagtttggtgggagaaagatggaacttgatgaattccggcctccgcagctttgtcgtggctttttcccccttcccaatatgttagataatctaaaagaggcgtttttggtttatatattgcgtacaaaagtcgtgggccaaagttttcctattcctaatccgacttggctacagggattgatgctggggtggatgtgtcgcatccacctcgtcctccacttctcagcttcgcatgctagggacgcatccaccctttgttcctccttCTCAGCTTTGTCCAGGTGCGGATGatatggcggatgctatgggccgacttcactgctaagggtgcatgAAATccaactcttcctcctctacctagagcaccttctcttcatatttttgcactccaaacaccctaaatcatcacacacaactcaattagtcataaaaccaataattaaactatGTTGGGTATTTTAaggatcaaatagcatcaaaaagcggttaaaacatgggtaaagtaacatcaacacatatcgaaatatgcccaacatcaataTGCCTAACGGCCGGTTGGTCCATTTCATCGAGAAGGAACTTGTAGTCATGTAGAAAACTAACGTAAGCTTTGTTATCGCATTTGTTATTTAATAAGGAAATTAATACCTAACAGTTTGTCTTCATTATTTGTGGCAATTATTTCTGCATGTGTATTGGTGATGAGGCTACTATGTGGCTAGAGAATCCATGTTTTCGTGGGAATCAAGATTTTTATTCTAAGTTTTCCATGTACACGctctaattaaatgatgaaccgTGTTTTCGTTTTCGCAATAATATACAATCGAATGACTCAGAAGCTTACGTATTTTTTAATTATACACCGTATTGTCTGAATGAGGCATGCTACAAGAGTGGATACATTGAAAAAAATTAGAGAACCCCTTTAACTTGAAATATTTaaagtgaatatatatatatatatatatatatatatatatatatatatatatatatgattaatGGACGCATCGATAtctattttaagaaaaatacatttaAGTTTTTCTTAATTGTATTTTTCATACGTAGTAAAGCTAGTAGAGAGCAGAGCAAGTGTCCAAGCTCTCAAGTCCACAAATTCCAGAGGGAAGACCATTGATGTAGCTTAATTACATATTAACCAACACTCGAGTTCGACCTCCGATACGAAGTCACATTTACTATAGAGTATTTTACCCTCAATGTGAGACTTGTCGACCAAATAAAAATCGAGGAAAAACGTATTAACCAACTTGTTTAGGAGAACATAATTGTTTTTCATTACTACTACTTAATATGCTTAATGGTTACTTAAATGAAATATTTTTTGTGTTAATCATAACCTTAAAAGGAAATGCCATATTAAATAAAACACGCGTTCTAGTTCAGTGGCATACCCAAATTTTTGTGTAAGCGGTTCAGACAAATATTAAAATCATCGACATTGTCAGACCGTACAAGTAATAATACTGGACTTAACAAATGAGTTTTACCCTCCGCTCTTTATGTTGTTTCATAACAAAGCACAAAAAGTATTTTCCCGCTACTcattattttcttttgaggtCGTGCTCtaaaaagcaaaaaacaaaaaaaataacaacaaatctATATATGTTCTTTTTAAAGTATAACCATTTATTAAAActtcaattatttttaaattctTTTATTTCACTAAAATCAATTCAATCTTTACCAAAACACTAAGTAATCtacttatttaatttattaaatttaacaAATTAACAAGTGCTAACACTAACAATATAAATGATTAAAAGCTAACATAAATTAAAGATTTTAATAGTATAAGAATTTAACAAATACTAAAACAAGAAACTGTGAGAATGCAACGACGAGATTTAAATTAAAAAGGTGTAAATTTAAGACATaagaatatttgaagaaaaaataaagaaaattattatatatgtttAGACATCCGTAGTCGAACTTGAAACTTGCAACTAAAAAATGACCTCACTTGAGCCATCACGCCCAAAACATAGCATAAGTCAAGCGgattaaactttttatttttgtacgtaatctgtttctcaccaaaataATTCTCACATAAAcataatgattttttttagttcaACTTATCCCGCTTGAACCAACGTGGGTCCGCCCGTGATCTAGATTGTGCATTAATATTAGTATCTGGCAACCTCTACAtcgataaataaaataattttaagagTCAAAAAGCAAAATAGTGTACTACTTAAAACGGGTGGCTGTAGTTTCTTGGTGGATCGTTCAACACTCTTAGATTTTAGAAAAAAAGAATAATAtcattaaaatataataaaacaacGTTAATTTATCAGAAAGTGGAGATCTCTCTATTTTATCAGATAGGATTTTTTTATAAATGGTGTCAATACTTGTAGAAGTGAATAATAAATAAACTACTATAATGACAAGTAGTgctattttttatatttacacttgatgtttttattttacttattatttatatatatacatccaCTAAAAACAATGAAATTAGTTTCGAAGTTTGTCGCTCAATCATTCATAGCTAACAGATTTTCTTGGTAATCAATCGTTAAATAAGATTAACGACGAATTTTTTTGTTTAGCTATAGAATTTGtatgttcctttttttttttttttttttttgtatatctGCCCGTGTCTAGAAATGGATAACATATTACTATTAAGGACGTGGATGATATGTTAAGAATAATGATTAACAGCAGCCTTAAGTCAATCAACgacttaaaatattataaattaaaaaccTTCTTTGGGTCAATAAGATAATAATCAATACTTTAGAGTTTGGATAATAAGATCATGGCTTACGTTGGTATTTTGATAACCAAAAACCAGGGGCCTAACCAGAAAGTTTTGTAAGTGCCTAAGTGGTATcgaagttttttaaaaaaagaaaataaataactgTAGTTATCATATTTGTATACAACAAATAGCTTGATTCTTAAATTAGAAAAGGTACGTAAGTTCAATTCTACTTAATCACAAATTTTAACCATTGAGGCTCTCTT
This DNA window, taken from Nicotiana tabacum cultivar K326 chromosome 15, ASM71507v2, whole genome shotgun sequence, encodes the following:
- the LOC107809713 gene encoding transcription factor MYB108 translates to MDHHVNEDNMDFKRGSWTVEEDFTLINHIALHGEGRWNSLARCAGLKRTGKSCRLRWLNYLRPDVRRGNITLEEQLLILELHSRWGNRWSKIAQHLPGRTDNEIKNYWRTRVQKHAKQLKCDVNSKQFKDTLRYLWMPRLVERIQASSNSAAATNNNNNNNDSNNNNNNSSTSVTQENSNVTASSENSMGTQVSPVSDISDCCYNNYPINQSDYGEFLISPTGYFQNGALDFRTVNDNNQQNIISQWMEGTEDVSDNLWNIEDMLFLQQQLNNDV